The genomic window TCTTCTGTGTTCCTCGGTCCCAACATGGCTGGCCTTCTATCACTGGTGGGACTTGACTGTATATTCAACCTGGGTGCAACCTTGTTTCTTCTGATGGCCGATGCTTGTGGACGCCCAAAGGGAATGTCTGTTGCACACAAGAGCCAAGTTCCTTTTACTTACCGGCTGTGGAACTTGGGGGCGGGTCTGTTAGGCTTTATTCTTCCTTTGCTGATGCTATTTGCCTCGCACAAAGGCTCTCTCCAGCCACAATTGCCATTCGTCTCGTTCCTTGTGTTACTTGGGCCCTACCTTCTACTTCTATCCATCCAGATGCTGACTGAGATGCTGACATGGCACTGGAAATCACCTGTGTGGTTGGTCACCCCAATAGTGTACGAGGCTTACAGGGTGCTGCAACTGATGAGGGGACTGAAATTGGCTGGCGAGGTTGGTGCACCGGCATGGATGGTGGAGAGCATCCGAGGATTGGTATCATGGTGGGTGTTGATCCTTGGAATTCAGCTCATGAGGGTTGCTTGGTTTGCTGGACTTGCCTCTCAAGCTCAGCAACAATCTTAAACAAAGATCAGATCATAAAGCATAACTGGATACACTCTAATGAGGA from Elaeis guineensis isolate ETL-2024a chromosome 4, EG11, whole genome shotgun sequence includes these protein-coding regions:
- the LOC105043630 gene encoding uncharacterized protein; the protein is MASLTSSVPVMEKQVILRSQLHNPGSWKVPTLLHRSTFPQTRLKNPPLLCSKLFPWEASPPYASTDGDSIIKGHNIIEPIDAEDAPEFPILQSEEDVIEMKNQPSVPQQPLKWPMWLLGPSVLLVTGMVPTLWLPLSSVFLGPNMAGLLSLVGLDCIFNLGATLFLLMADACGRPKGMSVAHKSQVPFTYRLWNLGAGLLGFILPLLMLFASHKGSLQPQLPFVSFLVLLGPYLLLLSIQMLTEMLTWHWKSPVWLVTPIVYEAYRVLQLMRGLKLAGEVGAPAWMVESIRGLVSWWVLILGIQLMRVAWFAGLASQAQQQS